From the genome of Triticum aestivum cultivar Chinese Spring chromosome 3B, IWGSC CS RefSeq v2.1, whole genome shotgun sequence, one region includes:
- the LOC123065583 gene encoding transcription factor RAX2 codes for MGRAPCCDKASVKRGPWSPEEDELLRSYVRSHGAVSNWIALPQKAGLNRCGKSCRLRWLNYLRPDIKHGGYTEQEDMVICSLYNSIGSRWSIIASKLPGRTDNDVKNYWNTKLKKKAMAMHHQQQHYHHHGTAGRGHARAATIATPPPAPQSQCASYMQPSPASASSAVTTASGDAASFGAMYSPSHQAAPLGHYNVNAAAPLAEFSAMPTPAAANSWAINMAFEDMFLPELVGGGDFSQADLFGGFGASLLQAQDSRAQSSLQELSACYFPNAQAEMWAAAADHVNVKSPGAGLCPSLT; via the exons ATGGGGCGCGCGCCGTGCTGCGACAAGGCGAGCGTGAAGAGGGGCccgtggtcgccggaggaggacgaGCTGCTGCGGAGCTACGTCCGGAGCCACGGCGCCGTCAGCAACTGGATCGCGCTCCCGCAGAAAGCAG GGCTTAACCGGTGCGGCAAGAGCTGCCGGCTGAGGTGGCTCAACTACCTCCGGCCGGACATCAAGCACGGCGGCTACACCGAGCAGGAGGACATGGTCATCTGCTCCCTCTACAACTCCATCGGAAGCAG GTGGTCTATCATCGCATCCAAGCTTCCCGGCAGGACGGACAACGACGTCAAGAACTACTGGAACACCAAgctcaagaagaaggccatggccatgcaccaccagcagcagcacTACCACCACCACGGCACCGCCGGCCGGGGACATGCCCGCGCTGCGACGATCGCCACGCCACCGCCCGCTCCGCAGAGCCAATGCGCATCATACATGCAGCCCTCGCCCGCGTCCGCCTCGTCCGCCGTCACCACCGCGAGCGGCGACGCGGCCAGCTTCGGCGCCATGTACTCCCCGTCTCACCAGGCTGCGCCACTCGGTCACTACAACGTCAACGCGGCGGCGCCGCTTGCCGAATTCTCGGCCATGCCGACGCCGGCCGCGGCCAACAGTTGGGCCATCAACATGGCCTTCGAGGACATGTTCTTGCCCGAGCTCGTCGGGGGCGGGGACTTCTCCCAGGCGGACCTGTTCGGCGGGTTCGGGGCGTCGCTGCTGCAAGCGCAAGACAGCAGGGCGCAATCGTCCCTGCAGGAGCTCTCCGCGTGCTACTTCCCCAACGCGCAGGCGGAGATGTGGGCGGCCGCCGCCGACCACGTCAACGTCAAGTCGCCGGGCGCCGGCCTGTGCCCCAGCCTGACATGA